The following proteins are encoded in a genomic region of Gossypium hirsutum isolate 1008001.06 chromosome D05, Gossypium_hirsutum_v2.1, whole genome shotgun sequence:
- the LOC107904087 gene encoding ubiquitin-conjugating enzyme E2 20 isoform X2 has product MEVRPNQTVDNSSTTPQQHQRHAAAASSKQPFSTTNAVDTTSVTQRLQKELMALMMCGGDLGVSAFPEGESIFTWIGTIEGGKGTLYEGLSYKLSLHFTSEYPFKPPQVKFETMCFHPNVDQFGNICLDILQDKWSSAYDCRTILLSIQSLLGGLLALPY; this is encoded by the exons ATGGAAGTCCGACCCAATCAAACGGTGGACAATTCGTCGACCACGCCGCAACAGCATCAACGCCATGCAGCTGCCGCTTCATCTAAACAACCCTTTTCCACTACCAACGCCGTTGACACCACTTCCGTTACTCAAAG GCTTCAAAAGGAGCTGATGGCTCTCATG ATGTGTGGAGGTGATCTTGGAGTGTCGGCCTTTCCAGAAGGCGAAAGCATTTTCACATGGATTGGCACAATTGAGGGTGGAAAGGGAACTCTGTACGAAGGTTTATCATACAAGCTTTCCTTGCATTTCACGTCAGAATATCCTTTCAAGCCACCTCAAGTAAAGTTTGAGACAATGTGCTTTCATCCCAATGTTGATCAGTTTGGTAATATTTGCCTTGACATTCTTCAG GATAAGTGGTCTTCGGCTTATGATTGTAGAACCATTCTTTTGTCAATTCAAAGTTTACTAGGAGGTCTGCTAGCTCTTCCCTACTAG